The following are encoded together in the Janthinobacterium sp. Marseille genome:
- the flgB gene encoding flagellar basal body rod protein FlgB, with translation MIGKLDDMLRFQETALSLRGQRQQILASNIANADTPNFKARDVDFNKALQGALARSKSGAAAPAELVKTSTTHLSSKTLPTLGGAPLLYANTAQGNIDGNTVDMDVQRNQFTDNALRYEVGLTLVSSKIKGMFTAIQGQ, from the coding sequence ATGATAGGAAAACTTGATGACATGCTGCGCTTCCAGGAGACCGCACTGAGTTTGCGCGGCCAGCGACAGCAAATACTGGCGTCAAATATTGCGAATGCAGATACGCCCAACTTCAAGGCGCGTGACGTCGATTTTAACAAGGCTTTGCAAGGTGCGCTAGCGCGCAGCAAGAGTGGAGCCGCAGCGCCTGCGGAACTGGTCAAGACGTCCACCACGCATCTGTCATCCAAGACTTTGCCGACGCTGGGTGGCGCGCCCCTGCTGTATGCGAATACGGCACAGGGCAATATCGACGGCAATACCGTGGATATGGATGTGCAGCGTAACCAGTTTACAGATAACGCCTTGCGCTACGAAGTCGGCCTGACTCTGGTCTCGTCGAAGATCAAGGGAATGTTCACCGCTATCCAGGGGCAATAA
- the flgC gene encoding flagellar basal body rod protein FlgC: MSLFNIFNVSGSAMSAQSQRLNVVSSNIANAESTTSADGKTYRAKQVEFQAQQMKGGATSTGVRVNRVVEDTSPLKMVFDPKHPNADETGHVAMPNVNVVEEMVNMISASRSYQTNVETMNTAKTMLLKTLTLGQ; this comes from the coding sequence ATGTCGCTATTTAATATATTCAATGTCTCCGGCTCGGCCATGAGTGCGCAAAGCCAGCGCCTCAACGTAGTGTCGAGCAATATCGCCAATGCTGAAAGTACCACCAGTGCCGACGGCAAGACCTATCGTGCCAAGCAGGTTGAATTCCAGGCGCAGCAGATGAAGGGTGGCGCTACTTCGACCGGTGTGCGCGTCAATCGCGTGGTGGAAGATACTTCGCCGTTGAAGATGGTATTTGACCCGAAACACCCGAACGCGGATGAGACCGGCCATGTTGCGATGCCTAACGTGAATGTGGTGGAAGAGATGGTGAATATGATTTCCGCTTCGCGCTCCTACCAGACCAACGTCGAAACCATGAATACGGCGAAGACCATGCTGCTTAAAACCCTGACGCTCGGTCAGTAA
- a CDS encoding flagellar hook assembly protein FlgD, whose product MTAVNNNQTVLPQSLLDQMNGAAASKKSTAEEAQDRFLKLLVTQMQNQDPLNPLDNAQVTSQLAQLSTVTGIDKLNGTLESLMGNYQSAQLLQASNMIDHGVLAPGSQLALAEGKAIFGVEFPSDVDAGQIVIKDSAGVVVQTIDMPAQKAGATPLLWDGTKADGTKAADGNYTFEVKGSLGGKDVKATALQFGVVTTVSSSANGVLLNVPGLGGLTLADIRQVL is encoded by the coding sequence ATGACCGCTGTTAATAACAACCAGACCGTGTTGCCACAATCTTTGCTGGACCAGATGAATGGCGCCGCTGCGAGCAAGAAAAGTACGGCAGAAGAAGCACAGGATCGCTTCCTTAAATTGCTCGTTACGCAAATGCAAAACCAGGATCCACTGAATCCATTGGATAACGCGCAGGTCACCAGCCAGTTGGCGCAATTATCGACCGTGACCGGTATCGACAAACTGAATGGCACGCTGGAATCGCTGATGGGTAATTACCAGTCGGCGCAGTTACTGCAGGCATCCAATATGATCGATCACGGCGTCCTCGCCCCTGGTTCGCAATTGGCATTGGCCGAAGGCAAAGCGATCTTTGGTGTCGAGTTCCCGTCAGACGTGGATGCGGGACAAATCGTGATCAAGGACTCAGCCGGCGTAGTGGTCCAGACCATTGATATGCCCGCACAAAAAGCCGGTGCCACTCCTTTATTGTGGGACGGCACCAAGGCGGATGGCACCAAAGCTGCAGATGGCAATTACACCTTTGAAGTCAAGGGTAGCCTTGGCGGCAAGGATGTGAAGGCTACTGCATTGCAGTTCGGTGTGGTTACTACGGTTTCGAGCTCGGCTAACGGCGTATTGCTCAATGTACCCGGCCTGGGTGGATTGACTCTGGCAGACATTCGTCAAGTTCTTTAA
- the flgE gene encoding flagellar hook protein FlgE — MSFQQGLSGLNAASKSLEAIGNNVANSGTVGFKQSQVQFADIYASTLSGSGAAQIGIGVQVARVAQLFSQGNIAVSNNPLDMAINGDGFFRMSSGGSITYGRNGQFELTKEGYIQNASGARLTGYMADANGVVQNGAPVELVINKADMGPAATTKYDVKLTLDSRKDVLDPLLFNPDDAATFSDSTSVPVYDSLGNSHILRTFYVKTAGGEWSVFATNDGVPIGYTLPVTATNPPVPLGVMDFGTGGALVSTTPSPMVAAMAVTTGAATPFNITLNVAGTQQFAQAFGVSKNLPDGYRPGTLTGFDVASDGSIMGRYSNGEVNVLGQVILSSFANPNGLQNIGDNQWVETAESGVPLTSTPGSSGLGVVQSARIEESNVDLTAELVNMITAQRVYQANAQTIKTQDQIMQTLVNLR, encoded by the coding sequence ATGAGTTTCCAGCAAGGTTTGAGCGGATTGAATGCCGCCAGCAAAAGTCTCGAAGCAATCGGTAATAACGTTGCCAACTCCGGCACCGTAGGTTTCAAGCAATCGCAAGTGCAATTTGCTGATATTTACGCCAGCACTTTGTCCGGCTCCGGTGCCGCGCAGATTGGTATCGGCGTCCAGGTTGCGCGCGTGGCGCAGCTGTTCAGCCAGGGCAATATCGCGGTTTCCAATAATCCGCTGGATATGGCGATTAACGGTGACGGCTTTTTCCGCATGAGCAGCGGCGGCTCGATTACCTATGGTCGTAACGGTCAGTTCGAATTGACCAAGGAAGGTTATATCCAGAACGCGTCGGGCGCACGCCTGACCGGGTATATGGCTGATGCGAACGGCGTGGTGCAGAACGGTGCGCCGGTTGAACTGGTGATCAACAAGGCAGATATGGGACCAGCGGCCACCACCAAGTATGACGTCAAGCTGACGCTGGACTCACGCAAGGATGTATTGGATCCGCTTTTGTTCAACCCGGACGATGCAGCCACATTCAGCGATTCCACTTCGGTGCCGGTCTATGACAGCCTGGGTAACTCGCACATCCTGCGTACCTTCTATGTCAAAACCGCTGGCGGCGAGTGGAGCGTATTCGCTACCAATGACGGTGTGCCTATCGGTTACACCCTGCCAGTGACTGCAACCAATCCACCGGTACCTTTGGGTGTCATGGATTTCGGTACCGGTGGTGCCCTGGTCAGCACTACACCTTCGCCGATGGTGGCAGCGATGGCAGTGACGACCGGCGCGGCGACACCTTTCAATATCACCCTCAACGTGGCCGGCACCCAGCAATTTGCCCAGGCTTTCGGCGTGAGCAAAAACCTGCCGGACGGCTACCGCCCTGGCACATTGACTGGTTTCGATGTGGCGAGCGACGGTTCGATCATGGGACGTTACAGCAATGGTGAAGTGAATGTCCTGGGCCAGGTCATCCTGTCTTCCTTTGCCAATCCAAACGGCTTGCAAAACATTGGCGACAACCAATGGGTGGAAACCGCCGAGTCGGGCGTACCACTGACCAGCACTCCGGGCAGTAGCGGATTGGGTGTCGTGCAATCAGCACGTATCGAAGAATCCAACGTCGATCTGACTGCAGAACTGGTCAATATGATTACCGCGCAACGTGTCTATCAAGCCAATGCGCAAACCATCAAGACGCAAGATCAGATCATGCAGACTTTGGTGAATTTGCGTTAA
- the flgF gene encoding flagellar basal-body rod protein FlgF, with translation MDRLIYTAMSGAKQIMEQQSTTAHNLANVSTTGFRAQMDTFRAVPVVSNGLPTRTFVVDSTIGTDFRAGPIQQTGRTLDLAVQGPGWLAVERADGTEGYTRSGSLKINENGVLQTEGGLNVLADGGPITIPPNVKISFAKDGTISSVDSGNVPGATIEIARLKLVNPDVGNLERSSDGIFITKDRLPADVDANVGVISGAIEGSNVNVVDAMVNMISLARQFELNMKMLKDADSNAAKADQFLALS, from the coding sequence ATGGATAGGCTGATATACACCGCAATGTCGGGCGCCAAGCAGATCATGGAGCAGCAATCGACGACTGCCCACAATCTGGCGAACGTTTCGACCACAGGTTTCCGCGCGCAGATGGATACTTTCCGCGCCGTACCGGTTGTCAGCAATGGCTTGCCGACACGTACCTTCGTGGTTGATTCGACGATAGGCACAGACTTCCGTGCCGGGCCGATACAGCAGACCGGGCGCACGCTGGATCTGGCGGTGCAGGGGCCGGGCTGGCTGGCGGTGGAACGCGCCGATGGTACCGAGGGTTATACCCGCAGCGGCAGCCTGAAGATCAATGAAAACGGCGTGTTGCAAACCGAAGGTGGTTTGAATGTGTTGGCCGATGGTGGTCCGATCACGATACCGCCCAACGTCAAGATTTCCTTTGCCAAGGATGGCACGATTTCTTCAGTGGATTCCGGCAATGTCCCGGGCGCGACGATTGAAATTGCGCGCCTGAAGCTGGTCAACCCTGATGTAGGCAATCTGGAGCGGAGCAGTGATGGCATTTTTATCACCAAAGACAGGTTGCCGGCCGATGTTGACGCCAATGTGGGCGTGATCAGTGGTGCGATTGAAGGCAGCAATGTCAATGTGGTCGATGCGATGGTCAATATGATCAGCCTGGCCCGCCAGTTTGAATTAAACATGAAGATGCTGAAGGATGCCGATAGCAATGCTGCTAAAGCCGATCAGTTCCTCGCTTTGAGTTAA
- the flgG gene encoding flagellar basal-body rod protein FlgG, with the protein MIRSLWIAKTGLDAQQTQMDVISNNLANVSTSGFKRSRAVFEDLLYQNIRQPGAASSQQTQLPSGLQIGTGVRPVATERIHTQGNLQLTSNSKDMAILGDGFFQVLMPDGTTAYTRDGSFQTDNQGQMVTSSGFPIQPAIVIPANATAISISRDGIVSVTVPGTTAQTEVGALQVATFINPAGLESKGENLYVETTASGNPTTNNPGTNGAGYVQQNYVETSNVNVVEEMVNMIQTQRAYEINSKAISTSDQMLQRLTQL; encoded by the coding sequence ATGATACGTTCACTATGGATTGCTAAAACAGGTCTGGATGCGCAACAAACGCAGATGGACGTCATTTCCAATAACTTGGCAAACGTCAGCACCAGCGGTTTCAAGCGCTCACGCGCGGTATTCGAGGATTTGCTGTATCAAAACATCCGCCAGCCGGGTGCCGCTTCATCGCAGCAGACGCAATTGCCATCCGGCTTGCAAATCGGTACCGGTGTACGTCCGGTTGCAACCGAACGTATCCATACGCAAGGTAATTTGCAACTCACCAGCAACAGCAAGGACATGGCTATCCTCGGTGACGGCTTCTTCCAGGTGTTGATGCCGGACGGTACTACGGCCTATACCCGCGATGGTTCCTTCCAGACCGATAACCAAGGCCAGATGGTGACCTCCAGCGGTTTTCCTATCCAGCCTGCGATCGTGATTCCGGCCAATGCGACGGCGATCTCGATCAGCCGTGACGGTATCGTCAGCGTTACCGTACCGGGTACAACCGCACAAACCGAAGTTGGTGCCTTGCAGGTGGCGACCTTCATCAATCCGGCCGGCCTCGAAAGCAAGGGCGAAAACCTGTATGTGGAAACTACTGCATCCGGTAACCCGACCACCAATAACCCGGGCACCAATGGTGCCGGTTACGTACAACAAAACTATGTTGAAACCTCGAACGTGAACGTGGTCGAAGAGATGGTCAATATGATCCAGACACAACGCGCATACGAGATCAACAGCAAGGCCATCAGCACGTCGGATCAAATGCTGCAACGTTTGACACAGTTGTAA
- a CDS encoding flagellar basal body L-ring protein FlgH gives MKFKLSALMMFAALLAGCGGMPETVVQTPLTAKPQSASSITPPMNGAIFQTASYRPMFEDRRARLIGDTITITINERSSAGKQAGSSGSKTGTVAAAAPSIFGLFGNVTDNFSASASSASKYEDKGVVTSGNNFVSTLTVTVIDVLSNGNLVVAGEKQVALDKGGEFIRFSGVVDPATVGPGNVVSSTRVADARIEYRTNARIDAAEVMSMLARFFLSVMPL, from the coding sequence ATGAAATTCAAGTTATCAGCATTGATGATGTTTGCAGCCTTGCTGGCAGGTTGCGGCGGCATGCCGGAAACCGTCGTGCAGACACCGTTGACAGCCAAGCCGCAATCCGCGAGCTCGATTACGCCGCCAATGAATGGCGCGATCTTTCAGACCGCTTCCTACCGTCCGATGTTTGAAGACCGCAGGGCGCGCCTGATCGGTGACACGATTACGATCACGATCAATGAACGCAGCTCGGCCGGCAAACAAGCAGGCAGCTCCGGCAGCAAGACTGGTACGGTGGCCGCAGCGGCACCAAGCATTTTTGGCTTGTTCGGGAATGTCACGGATAACTTCAGTGCGAGTGCATCCAGTGCCTCCAAATATGAAGACAAGGGTGTAGTTACTTCGGGTAATAACTTTGTCAGCACATTGACGGTAACTGTCATCGATGTACTGTCCAACGGTAATCTGGTGGTGGCCGGCGAGAAGCAGGTCGCACTCGATAAAGGTGGCGAATTCATCCGTTTCTCCGGTGTCGTCGATCCGGCCACGGTTGGCCCGGGTAATGTTGTTTCTTCGACCCGTGTTGCAGATGCACGGATTGAATACCGTACCAATGCGCGTATAGATGCAGCAGAAGTCATGTCGATGCTGGCGCGTTTCTTCTTGAGCGTCATGCCTCTTTAA
- a CDS encoding flagellar basal body P-ring protein FlgI, translated as MHNVSLPSLKKSLQLIACSVCLLLPFAAHSERLKDLASVQGVRQNQLIGYGLVVGLDGSGDQTTQTPFTIQSIVSMMQQMGVNLPQGVNMQLKNVAAVMVTTSLPAFAQPGQTLDITVSSMGNAKSLRGGTLLMTPLKGADGQIYGMAQGNVVVGGVGAAANGSKAQINHLGVGRISAGATVERAVPSSLGQGDQIVLELKDSDFSTASRVVDAVNKRFGPDTAAAQDGRVIRVRAPISNDERVSFLGALESINVTPAQVSAKVILNARTGSVVMNQAVTLDTCAVSHGNLSVVINTQPVISQPAPFSGGQTVVAQQSQIEINKDPGKVILLKNSASLADVVKALNSIGATPQDLLAILQAMKASGSLRAELEII; from the coding sequence ATGCATAACGTATCTTTACCTTCGTTGAAAAAATCACTGCAGCTTATTGCCTGCTCGGTTTGCCTGTTGCTGCCTTTTGCGGCGCACTCCGAGCGCCTGAAAGACCTGGCCAGCGTGCAAGGCGTCCGGCAAAACCAATTGATCGGTTATGGCCTGGTGGTCGGTCTTGATGGCAGCGGCGATCAAACCACGCAAACACCATTCACCATCCAAAGCATCGTCAGCATGATGCAGCAAATGGGTGTCAACCTGCCGCAAGGCGTGAATATGCAGTTGAAGAACGTCGCCGCCGTGATGGTGACGACTTCCTTGCCGGCATTTGCACAACCGGGGCAAACGCTGGATATCACCGTTTCATCGATGGGTAATGCGAAGAGCCTGCGTGGCGGTACTTTGCTGATGACGCCACTGAAAGGTGCGGACGGCCAGATTTACGGTATGGCGCAGGGTAACGTCGTGGTCGGCGGTGTGGGTGCCGCTGCCAATGGCAGCAAGGCGCAGATCAATCACCTGGGTGTCGGTCGTATCTCGGCCGGTGCCACAGTGGAACGTGCAGTACCAAGCAGCCTGGGGCAGGGCGACCAGATTGTCCTCGAATTGAAGGATAGTGATTTCTCTACCGCCAGTCGCGTGGTCGATGCCGTCAATAAACGTTTCGGCCCTGATACTGCGGCGGCACAGGATGGTCGTGTCATCCGCGTACGTGCGCCTATAAGCAATGATGAACGCGTGAGCTTCCTCGGTGCGCTGGAAAGCATCAATGTCACACCGGCCCAAGTCAGTGCCAAGGTGATCCTGAATGCACGTACCGGTTCGGTCGTGATGAACCAGGCAGTGACGCTGGATACCTGTGCTGTATCGCACGGCAATCTGTCAGTGGTGATCAATACGCAACCGGTGATCAGCCAGCCGGCACCATTCTCCGGTGGCCAGACCGTGGTGGCACAGCAGTCGCAAATCGAAATCAATAAAGATCCGGGCAAGGTCATCCTGCTGAAAAACTCGGCTTCACTGGCAGACGTCGTCAAAGCCCTGAATTCGATCGGTGCGACGCCACAAGACTTGCTGGCTATCCTGCAAGCGATGAAAGCGTCGGGTTCCTTGCGCGCAGAATTGGAAATTATCTAA
- the flgJ gene encoding flagellar assembly peptidoglycan hydrolase FlgJ, with protein MITPADNSNSSLAIDAKGLESLKQSARQNSPDSLKAAAKQFEALFMNMIMKSMREASPQDGILDNQQTKMYTSMLDQQLSQNMASRGVGLADVLIRQLSSNQMATAVTSDGADAAKELPDTSNLRAEILRNMAERNALAHQRSNAAHAAQAGGGAAVASATSKPAHVQAFQDKVAVHAEEASRTTGIPAKFMMGQAALESGWGKRVMRTADGSSSNNLFGIKAGPGWKGKTVDAVTTEYVDGVAQKRVEKFRAYDSYADSFRDYAQLMRNNPRYEKVLANASDAKGFAQGLQRAGYATDPNYATKLTNIINRNLSA; from the coding sequence ATGATTACGCCTGCAGACAATTCGAACAGCAGCCTGGCGATTGATGCCAAGGGTCTTGAATCGCTCAAACAATCTGCGCGGCAAAATTCGCCTGATTCACTGAAGGCGGCAGCCAAGCAATTCGAAGCACTCTTCATGAATATGATCATGAAGAGCATGCGCGAGGCATCGCCGCAGGATGGCATCCTCGATAACCAGCAAACCAAAATGTACACCTCGATGCTGGATCAGCAGCTGAGCCAGAACATGGCAAGCCGTGGCGTCGGCCTGGCCGATGTACTGATACGCCAGCTATCGAGCAATCAAATGGCAACGGCGGTGACATCGGATGGTGCCGATGCAGCGAAGGAATTACCGGATACCTCGAATCTGCGCGCTGAAATCCTGCGCAATATGGCTGAGCGTAATGCGCTGGCACACCAGCGTTCGAATGCCGCCCATGCAGCGCAGGCCGGCGGTGGTGCCGCAGTAGCGTCGGCCACCAGCAAGCCGGCACATGTGCAAGCCTTCCAGGACAAGGTAGCCGTGCATGCAGAAGAGGCGAGCCGTACCACCGGCATTCCCGCCAAGTTCATGATGGGCCAGGCGGCATTGGAAAGCGGCTGGGGCAAGCGCGTCATGCGTACCGCCGACGGCAGCAGCAGTAATAATCTGTTCGGCATCAAGGCCGGTCCGGGCTGGAAGGGTAAAACCGTGGATGCGGTGACTACCGAGTACGTCGACGGTGTCGCGCAAAAACGGGTGGAGAAATTCCGCGCCTACGATAGCTATGCCGATTCTTTCCGTGATTACGCGCAATTGATGCGCAACAATCCGCGTTACGAAAAAGTGTTGGCCAATGCCAGCGATGCCAAAGGTTTTGCCCAGGGCTTGCAGCGCGCCGGGTATGCAACTGACCCGAATTACGCCACCAAGCTGACCAATATCATCAATCGCAACTTGTCGGCCTGA
- the flgK gene encoding flagellar hook-associated protein FlgK translates to MSNLLSIAKSGLAAAQAGVATTGHNIANEKTPGYSRQLVIQSSLGGQNLTGGGYIGNGTNVDSVKRIFNDFLAAQVVAAQSSTSQLDTYYAQMNKVNNMLADSSVGLAPVIQSFFKGIQDLVNNPGGASSRQAMLSGAEALVSRFQSMDGQLSSMRAGVNNEITGAVTNINAYAKQIAQLNDAIAKAQNGSGQPPNDLLDQRDLLVAELAKQTKVSIVQQAGDYNVFIGNGQPLVVGNSNYDLVTVTSPTDPGRLEVGYVSNGTTYTIPESSLTGGNLGGLFEYRSQSLDPIQNALGRIALGLAATFNAQHKLGQDQNGNLGGDFFSLASPAVTGSTKNTGNAQIGASISNVDALTTSDYRLSYDGTNYKVTRLSDNASMYSGATFPAGTIDGVDFSVTSGTMASGDEFLIRPTVNGASGLNVLIKDVKEIAAATPIRTGAPTTNTGTGAISAGNITSAFDGSAVTTPVTLTYDSAANTLTGFPAGMPVTVTTNGVPTTFPAGTPVTYTAGSVISFGGAEIKISGAPANGDKFTISANTNGDGDNRNMLALGELQTKNVLQGGTASYNSAYSQLVSLVGNKTRELQTNSASEGALLKQMQTAQQSESGVNLDEEATNLLRYQQAYQASGKVMQAVSDMFDVLISLGR, encoded by the coding sequence ATGTCCAACTTACTCAGCATTGCCAAATCAGGACTCGCCGCAGCGCAGGCAGGTGTCGCCACGACCGGACACAATATTGCCAATGAAAAGACGCCGGGCTATAGCCGTCAGCTGGTGATCCAGTCCTCGCTGGGTGGACAAAATCTGACGGGCGGTGGCTACATCGGTAACGGTACCAATGTAGACAGCGTCAAACGTATTTTTAACGACTTCCTTGCCGCACAAGTGGTCGCCGCACAATCGAGCACCAGCCAGCTCGATACCTATTACGCACAGATGAATAAGGTCAACAATATGTTGGCCGATTCTTCTGTTGGCCTGGCACCGGTCATCCAGAGTTTCTTTAAAGGCATCCAGGACCTGGTAAATAACCCGGGTGGTGCTTCGTCACGCCAGGCCATGTTGTCCGGTGCGGAAGCCCTGGTTTCGCGTTTCCAGAGCATGGATGGGCAATTAAGCAGCATGCGGGCAGGCGTCAATAACGAGATTACCGGCGCAGTCACCAATATCAATGCCTATGCCAAGCAAATCGCACAGCTCAACGATGCGATCGCCAAGGCGCAAAATGGCAGCGGACAACCGCCGAATGATTTGCTCGATCAGCGCGACCTGCTGGTGGCCGAACTGGCCAAACAAACCAAGGTTTCCATCGTTCAGCAAGCCGGCGATTACAACGTGTTTATCGGCAATGGCCAACCGCTGGTGGTCGGTAATAGCAACTACGACCTGGTTACCGTTACGTCGCCTACCGATCCGGGACGCCTCGAAGTCGGCTACGTTTCCAACGGTACCACCTACACCATTCCGGAAAGTTCGCTGACCGGTGGCAACCTGGGTGGTTTGTTTGAGTATCGCAGCCAGTCACTGGATCCGATACAAAATGCGCTGGGACGTATTGCACTTGGCCTGGCCGCTACCTTCAATGCCCAACACAAGTTAGGGCAGGATCAGAATGGCAATCTCGGCGGTGATTTCTTCAGCCTTGCTTCGCCTGCGGTTACCGGCAGCACCAAAAATACCGGCAATGCCCAGATAGGTGCCAGCATCAGTAACGTTGATGCCCTGACCACCAGCGATTATCGCCTGTCATACGACGGCACCAATTACAAGGTGACACGCCTGTCGGACAATGCGTCGATGTATTCGGGTGCAACCTTCCCGGCCGGCACGATCGATGGCGTGGATTTCAGTGTCACATCCGGCACCATGGCTTCAGGTGATGAATTCCTCATCCGGCCGACCGTCAATGGCGCATCCGGTCTGAATGTATTGATCAAGGATGTGAAAGAGATCGCTGCGGCTACGCCTATCCGTACCGGCGCGCCAACTACGAATACCGGTACCGGTGCGATTAGCGCGGGCAATATTACTTCGGCCTTTGATGGTTCTGCAGTGACGACACCTGTCACGCTGACCTACGATTCGGCCGCCAATACGCTGACCGGTTTCCCGGCCGGCATGCCGGTGACAGTCACCACCAATGGTGTACCGACCACATTCCCGGCCGGTACACCGGTTACCTATACCGCCGGCTCTGTGATCAGCTTTGGTGGTGCAGAAATCAAAATTAGTGGTGCACCGGCCAATGGCGACAAATTTACCATTAGCGCCAATACCAATGGCGACGGTGATAATCGCAATATGCTGGCGCTGGGCGAACTGCAGACCAAGAACGTACTGCAAGGCGGTACTGCCAGCTATAACAGCGCATACAGCCAACTGGTCAGCCTGGTCGGTAATAAAACACGTGAACTGCAAACCAATAGTGCGTCCGAAGGCGCATTGCTGAAACAGATGCAGACCGCGCAACAATCCGAATCAGGTGTCAATCTTGATGAGGAAGCAACCAATCTGTTGCGCTATCAACAGGCTTACCAGGCATCCGGCAAAGTGATGCAGGCAGTCAGCGATATGTTCGATGTGTTGATTTCTTTAGGTCGATAA
- the flgL gene encoding flagellar hook-associated protein FlgL: MRISTNTIFEMGSGKIGDMTLAMFKTQQQIASGLRILSPADDPVAAAAALGIDQAISINNQFATNRANAKSALSEEESVLQSVTTLLQSIKTSVVGSGNASMDDSQRQAYVTQLRNNFEELLGLANTRGANGDYLFGGYQVGNKPFTESAGGAVYSGDQGQRMLQVGAARQLSSSDSGSSIFEGGMTGNGRFQTSASNANTGSGLISTGSVTDLSLLTGAKYDITFSIDAAGATTYLVTQTPPPATPATPQPYVSGQAITFDGMTFDVKGVPANGDTFSIEPSTNQSIFTTITDLLNVLSTSTTGEGGKTRLTNGLSIANNNIDNALANISKVRTTVGTRLQEIDNLDNVGSNLTLQYTDTLKQLQEIDPIEAYSRFTQQQFALDAAQKTFIKIAGLSLFNMLS; this comes from the coding sequence ATGCGCATTAGCACGAATACGATATTTGAAATGGGCTCGGGCAAGATCGGCGATATGACCCTTGCCATGTTCAAGACCCAGCAACAAATTGCAAGTGGGCTTCGTATTCTGTCGCCGGCTGATGATCCGGTTGCCGCTGCTGCTGCCCTGGGTATAGACCAGGCGATTTCGATTAATAATCAGTTCGCTACCAATCGTGCGAACGCGAAAAGCGCCTTATCGGAAGAAGAGAGTGTGTTGCAAAGCGTGACGACATTGCTGCAGTCAATCAAGACTTCGGTGGTCGGTTCCGGTAATGCCTCGATGGACGATTCGCAGCGCCAGGCGTACGTGACGCAATTGCGGAACAATTTCGAGGAATTGCTGGGACTGGCGAATACGCGCGGTGCCAACGGTGACTATCTGTTTGGCGGATACCAGGTAGGAAACAAACCGTTTACGGAATCGGCCGGCGGTGCGGTTTATAGCGGTGACCAGGGACAACGCATGCTGCAAGTCGGCGCGGCCCGTCAACTATCATCCAGCGATTCCGGTTCTTCCATCTTTGAAGGTGGCATGACAGGTAACGGTCGCTTCCAGACTTCGGCCAGCAACGCCAATACCGGTAGCGGTCTCATCAGTACCGGTTCGGTGACAGACTTGTCGCTACTGACCGGTGCCAAATACGATATTACCTTCAGCATTGATGCGGCCGGTGCGACGACTTACCTGGTCACGCAAACGCCACCACCGGCAACTCCGGCGACGCCACAGCCTTACGTCAGCGGCCAGGCGATTACCTTTGACGGCATGACCTTTGACGTGAAAGGCGTACCGGCAAATGGCGATACCTTTAGCATCGAGCCAAGTACCAACCAGAGCATTTTCACGACGATCACGGATTTGTTGAATGTACTGTCAACATCCACCACAGGTGAGGGCGGCAAGACGCGCCTGACGAATGGCCTGAGTATCGCGAATAATAATATCGATAATGCGCTGGCGAACATTTCCAAAGTACGGACCACGGTCGGTACGCGCCTGCAGGAAATTGACAACCTCGACAACGTCGGTTCGAACCTGACGCTGCAATACACCGATACCCTGAAGCAGTTGCAGGAGATCGATCCGATTGAAGCCTATTCACGCTTTACGCAGCAACAGTTTGCCCTGGATGCGGCGCAAAAGACCTTCATCAAAATCGCCGGCTTGTCCCTCTTCAATATGCTGA